A genomic region of Nitrospinota bacterium contains the following coding sequences:
- a CDS encoding nitroreductase family protein, producing the protein MFPGFQKYRIFAQAARRAILSYSREMAYYFRAKITLPVHEDNRLLLIRKRTHHLERCLFKPGAYVGNFAESVHAELVELLQTTPDIPKRLLHWTKKVMGEYEGMSGACACPMMQENVHVHQPAVDPGHLLRLMRARRTRRFWLNEPLTDEQRAKITEASQLTPSSCNRQPLSLIFVEEPELKKFITGAIGGGYQFFNDAPAIIVAVSDGRDYRYPDDRVTPYAEAGAAIQNIYLVCETMGLGACWGSFTSFNNVGDEAEVRRRLGIPDTHLIVAALAVGRSNQFVCSIPRDEPHARFSINRFPEGK; encoded by the coding sequence ATGTTTCCCGGTTTTCAAAAATATCGCATCTTCGCCCAGGCGGCCCGGCGCGCCATCCTGTCTTACAGCCGGGAAATGGCCTATTATTTCCGGGCCAAAATCACCCTGCCGGTCCATGAGGACAACAGACTGCTTCTCATAAGGAAACGCACCCACCACCTGGAGCGGTGCCTTTTCAAACCCGGGGCCTATGTCGGGAATTTCGCCGAATCTGTCCACGCCGAGCTTGTGGAACTGCTCCAAACCACCCCGGACATTCCCAAACGCCTGCTCCATTGGACAAAAAAGGTTATGGGCGAGTACGAGGGGATGAGCGGCGCCTGCGCATGTCCCATGATGCAAGAAAACGTCCATGTCCATCAACCGGCGGTGGATCCCGGGCATCTATTAAGGCTCATGCGCGCCCGGCGCACCCGCCGGTTCTGGCTGAACGAGCCTTTGACCGACGAACAACGGGCGAAGATAACCGAGGCGTCGCAACTTACTCCCTCTTCGTGCAACCGCCAGCCGTTGTCCCTCATTTTCGTGGAGGAGCCGGAGCTAAAAAAGTTCATCACGGGCGCCATCGGCGGCGGTTACCAATTCTTCAACGACGCGCCGGCCATTATCGTGGCAGTATCCGACGGGCGGGATTACCGCTATCCGGACGACAGGGTCACCCCCTACGCCGAGGCGGGGGCCGCCATCCAGAACATCTATCTTGTGTGCGAGACCATGGGGCTGGGCGCCTGCTGGGGCTCTTTCACCAGTTTCAACAACGTGGGGGACGAGGCGGAGGTCCGCCGGAGACTTGGCATCCCTGATACTCATCTCATCGTGGCGGCGCTGGCCGTGGGCCGGTCTAACCAGTTCGTATGCTCCATCCCCCGGGACGAGCCTCACGCCAGGTTCTCCATCAACCGTTTCCCGGAAGGAAAGTAG
- a CDS encoding N-acetylneuraminate synthase family protein — MARELKIGDRHIHDDSDCYVIAEIGHNHQGNFETAKEMIRVARECGADAVKFQKRDNRSLFTKAYYDKPYDNELSYGPTYGLHREALELSKDQFKELINFAGELEIDFLSTAFDFASADLLNELGVQGFKIASGDAKTTPLMKYLAAFGKPLILSTGGCSMEDVHRIYDTIMPINKNLSILQCTASYPCDYAHLDLNVIKTYRERFEDVVIGLSDHSNGIAMGPVAYLLGARVIEKHFTLNRAMRGTDHAFSLEPVGLRKLVRDLKRVRVALGSSQKRVHECEKSPMVKMGKKLVAAKELPKGHTLTREDIAMKSPGDGLQPYEMEHVIGKKLKHELKTDDDIMFAVLE, encoded by the coding sequence ATGGCAAGGGAGCTAAAAATAGGGGACAGGCACATCCATGACGATAGCGACTGCTACGTCATAGCGGAAATAGGGCACAACCACCAGGGCAACTTCGAGACCGCCAAGGAGATGATCCGGGTGGCCAGGGAATGCGGGGCCGACGCGGTGAAGTTCCAGAAACGGGACAACCGGAGCCTCTTCACGAAAGCCTATTACGACAAGCCGTACGACAACGAGCTGTCCTACGGCCCCACCTACGGCCTTCACCGCGAGGCGCTGGAGCTTTCAAAGGACCAGTTCAAGGAGCTTATCAATTTCGCCGGGGAGCTGGAGATAGATTTCCTCTCCACCGCTTTCGATTTCGCCAGCGCCGACCTTTTGAACGAGCTGGGCGTACAGGGTTTCAAAATCGCCTCCGGCGACGCCAAAACCACGCCGTTGATGAAATACCTGGCGGCTTTCGGCAAACCGTTGATACTCTCCACCGGCGGATGCTCCATGGAGGACGTGCACCGGATTTACGACACCATCATGCCCATAAACAAGAACCTGAGCATCCTTCAATGCACCGCGTCCTACCCGTGCGATTACGCCCATCTGGACCTCAACGTGATAAAAACCTACCGCGAACGGTTCGAGGATGTGGTGATAGGCCTTTCGGACCATTCCAACGGCATCGCCATGGGGCCCGTGGCGTACCTGCTGGGCGCAAGGGTGATAGAGAAGCATTTCACGCTAAACCGCGCCATGAGGGGGACGGACCACGCCTTCTCGCTGGAGCCTGTGGGTTTGCGCAAGCTGGTGCGGGATTTGAAACGGGTGCGCGTTGCCCTGGGTAGCTCCCAGAAAAGGGTGCATGAATGCGAAAAGTCCCCCATGGTGAAAATGGGCAAGAAACTGGTGGCGGCCAAAGAACTGCCCAAGGGGCATACGCTCACAAGGGAAGACATCGCCATGAAAAGCCCCGGCGACGGCCTCCAGCCTTACGAGATGGAACATGTCATCGGCAAAAAGCTCAAACACGAGCTTAAAACCGACGACGACATCATGTTCGCGGTGCTGGAATAA
- a CDS encoding HAD hydrolase family protein, which produces MAAKKPDDSLIREMRLLVFDFDGVMTDNAVYVFEDGREAVKCDRSDGMGVSRLRKAGFDMIILSTEENGVVCARGRKLKVECHQGVADKLVKLNSIAADRGISLSKIAYVGNDINDLDCLHAVGIPIVVADAQEEVRLSGFFVTGKVGGHGAVREVCDWFYHAREGVNR; this is translated from the coding sequence ATGGCCGCTAAAAAACCGGACGACTCGCTTATCCGCGAAATGCGCCTCCTGGTTTTCGATTTCGACGGCGTTATGACCGACAACGCCGTGTACGTTTTCGAAGACGGGCGCGAGGCGGTCAAGTGCGACCGGAGCGACGGCATGGGCGTATCCCGCCTGCGAAAGGCCGGGTTCGACATGATCATCCTTTCCACCGAGGAAAACGGCGTGGTGTGCGCCCGGGGCAGAAAACTGAAAGTTGAATGCCATCAGGGCGTGGCGGACAAGCTGGTGAAACTCAACTCCATCGCGGCGGACAGGGGCATAAGCCTTTCGAAGATAGCCTATGTGGGCAACGACATAAACGATCTGGACTGTCTCCATGCCGTGGGTATTCCAATTGTGGTGGCCGACGCGCAGGAGGAGGTCAGGTTGAGCGGGTTTTTCGTTACCGGCAAGGTTGGCGGCCACGGGGCCGTGCGGGAAGTGTGCGACTGGTTTTACCATGCGCGGGAGGGGGTTAACCGGTGA
- a CDS encoding SDR family oxidoreductase, with the protein MAGKTAVVTGALGKLGPVWVEALLSAGAGVYCLDHPSAKESDAFSALSKKYGAKIKLGRADVLDRDALETAAGECVKTFGVPHVLVNNAGIDQPPKPGQAFTLDNIPKDFFLPTLTVNVYGVFLVSQVFGGLMAKEGRGSIINIGSLYATVSPDVRLYDHIEGDPPFLKPPAYGASKAAVLNLTKYFATHWGPNGVRVNALSPGGVLGGQDEEFKRKFNSRVPMGRMAVNEDLKGPLVFLASEASSYVTGQNLQVDGGFTLW; encoded by the coding sequence ATGGCCGGGAAAACCGCCGTGGTCACCGGGGCGCTGGGAAAACTGGGGCCCGTGTGGGTGGAGGCTTTACTATCCGCCGGGGCCGGCGTTTATTGCCTGGACCATCCCTCGGCGAAAGAGTCGGACGCTTTTTCGGCGCTTTCCAAAAAATACGGCGCCAAAATAAAACTTGGCCGGGCCGACGTTCTGGATCGTGATGCGCTGGAAACGGCGGCCGGTGAATGTGTTAAAACCTTCGGCGTCCCCCATGTCCTCGTGAACAACGCCGGGATAGACCAGCCGCCCAAACCGGGGCAGGCTTTCACGCTGGACAATATCCCCAAAGATTTCTTCCTGCCAACCCTCACGGTGAACGTTTATGGCGTTTTCCTGGTAAGCCAGGTGTTCGGCGGATTGATGGCCAAAGAAGGGCGGGGGAGCATCATAAACATCGGTTCGCTTTACGCCACCGTATCGCCGGACGTGAGGCTTTACGACCATATCGAGGGCGACCCGCCGTTTCTAAAACCCCCCGCTTATGGCGCGTCCAAAGCGGCGGTGCTCAACCTCACGAAATATTTCGCCACCCATTGGGGGCCCAACGGTGTGCGGGTGAACGCATTGTCTCCCGGCGGCGTGCTGGGCGGGCAGGACGAGGAGTTCAAACGCAAGTTCAACTCCCGCGTCCCCATGGGCCGGATGGCCGTAAATGAAGATTTGAAGGGCCCGCTGGTGTTCCTGGCGTCGGAGGCTTCTTCCTACGTTACGGGGCAAAACCTCCAGGTGGACGGCGGGTTCACCCTTTGGTGA
- a CDS encoding aldehyde dehydrogenase, translating into MSDLITDYVQNWIDNNPRNAISGATFEKPNPATGKTLCKVARSGKDDVELAVASARKAQPGWAKTTPVERGAILRKISILLQERAHEMAQVVHLETGKSVKDALGETGGAVEQGFFMAGEGRRFYGKTTTSAMAERTSMMIRQPVGVAGLIIASNTPIANVAWKVFPALICGNAAILKPSEDTPMTAWAFAQIAKDAGLPDGVLNVIQGLGAEAGAPLVEHPGVDLISFTGSTATGRWIAKTAGERLAKVFLELGGKNPMVVCDDADMENAVKWTALSAFSNAGQRCAAASRVIVFDKVYDTFRAALLKAAQSQKVGSADDDDLGPVINERQLNNMISAVENAKAGGAKILTGGTRLTGGAHAGGYYMAPTLIEGAAPSAEISRKELFGPIACLYRVNGFEEAVAMANDSEYGLTACIHTSSVHRALEFARRVQAGVVNVNAGTYGSEPHMPFGGVKNSGNGLREPGTEALDVYTELKNISVNTIPGLA; encoded by the coding sequence ATGAGCGATTTGATTACGGATTACGTCCAGAACTGGATAGACAACAACCCGCGCAACGCCATTAGCGGAGCCACATTCGAAAAACCCAATCCGGCCACGGGGAAAACCCTCTGCAAGGTTGCCCGGTCCGGGAAAGACGATGTGGAACTGGCGGTGGCCTCCGCCCGGAAGGCCCAGCCCGGCTGGGCTAAAACCACGCCGGTGGAACGGGGCGCCATATTGCGGAAGATTTCCATACTCCTGCAGGAACGGGCGCACGAGATGGCCCAGGTGGTCCATCTGGAAACCGGCAAGTCCGTAAAAGACGCCCTGGGCGAAACCGGCGGGGCCGTGGAGCAGGGTTTTTTCATGGCGGGCGAGGGGCGCAGGTTTTACGGCAAAACCACCACCTCGGCCATGGCGGAACGCACTTCGATGATGATCCGCCAGCCGGTGGGGGTGGCGGGTTTGATAATAGCCTCCAACACCCCCATCGCCAACGTTGCCTGGAAAGTTTTCCCGGCGCTGATATGCGGCAACGCCGCCATTTTAAAACCTTCGGAAGACACCCCCATGACCGCCTGGGCCTTCGCGCAGATCGCAAAAGACGCGGGATTGCCTGATGGCGTGTTAAACGTCATCCAGGGGCTGGGGGCGGAAGCGGGAGCGCCGCTGGTGGAACATCCGGGGGTGGATTTGATAAGTTTCACCGGCTCCACCGCCACGGGCCGCTGGATTGCCAAAACCGCCGGGGAACGGCTGGCCAAGGTGTTCCTGGAGCTGGGCGGCAAAAACCCCATGGTGGTGTGCGACGACGCGGACATGGAAAACGCCGTGAAATGGACGGCCCTTTCCGCCTTCTCCAACGCGGGCCAGCGGTGCGCCGCCGCCAGCCGGGTGATCGTGTTCGACAAGGTTTACGACACGTTCCGGGCCGCTTTGCTGAAAGCGGCGCAAAGCCAGAAAGTGGGCTCCGCCGATGATGACGATTTGGGCCCGGTGATAAACGAGCGGCAACTCAACAACATGATAAGCGCCGTGGAAAACGCGAAAGCCGGAGGGGCGAAGATATTGACCGGCGGAACAAGGCTTACCGGCGGCGCGCATGCGGGTGGTTATTACATGGCCCCCACGCTTATCGAAGGGGCGGCCCCATCGGCGGAGATCTCGCGCAAGGAGCTGTTCGGCCCCATCGCCTGCCTTTACAGGGTGAATGGATTCGAAGAAGCCGTGGCGATGGCCAACGATTCGGAATACGGCCTTACCGCCTGCATCCATACGTCCAGCGTCCACCGGGCGCTGGAGTTCGCCCGCAGGGTACAGGCAGGCGTGGTGAACGTGAACGCGGGCACATACGGTAGCGAGCCGCACATGCCTTTCGGCGGTGTGAAAAATTCCGGTAACGGCCTGCGGGAGCCGGGAACCGAGGCGCTGGACGTTTACACGGAATTAAAGAACATCAGCGTCAACACCATTCCGGGGCTTGCGTGA
- a CDS encoding acylneuraminate cytidylyltransferase family protein — MKPSVVALIPARGGSVRVPGKNIRPLGGHPAIAYTIRAAVQSGVFSSVIVSTDDEKTAEIARQYGAEVPFMRPVALAGALSPDIEWIEFTLTKLKEQGRVYDAFALLRPTSPFRSPDTIKRAWAAFTSQPGVDSLRAVEKCHEHPCKMWVIRQNRLLPLIPFGPESQPWHSTPYQALPEVYVQNASLEIAWVRAPLENHTIAGATMVPFLTEGYEGFDINNQDDWELAEKLLADGRVKADWI; from the coding sequence ATAAAACCTTCGGTGGTCGCTCTCATCCCGGCGCGGGGCGGTTCCGTGCGGGTACCGGGTAAAAACATCCGCCCGCTTGGGGGCCATCCGGCCATTGCCTACACCATCCGCGCCGCCGTTCAAAGCGGGGTGTTCTCATCGGTGATAGTCTCCACAGACGATGAAAAGACGGCGGAGATAGCCAGACAGTACGGCGCGGAAGTTCCTTTCATGCGGCCCGTGGCGCTGGCCGGGGCGTTGTCGCCGGATATCGAGTGGATAGAGTTCACATTAACCAAGTTGAAGGAGCAGGGGCGGGTGTACGACGCTTTCGCCCTTTTGCGCCCCACAAGCCCCTTCCGCTCGCCGGACACCATTAAACGCGCCTGGGCCGCCTTCACCAGCCAGCCGGGGGTGGACAGCCTGCGGGCCGTGGAAAAATGCCATGAGCATCCTTGCAAGATGTGGGTGATACGCCAGAACCGGTTACTGCCTCTAATCCCCTTCGGGCCGGAAAGCCAGCCGTGGCACAGCACGCCATATCAGGCATTGCCGGAAGTGTATGTGCAGAACGCCAGCCTGGAGATAGCCTGGGTTCGCGCGCCGCTGGAAAACCATACCATCGCCGGGGCCACCATGGTCCCGTTCCTCACTGAAGGGTACGAGGGGTTCGACATAAACAACCAGGACGACTGGGAGCTGGCCGAAAAACTGCTGGCCGACGGCCGGGTTAAGGCGGACTGGATTTAG
- a CDS encoding transketolase produces MISKDELCYAEYSELERIRSLKTGGLTRASIFANVCRLNTLYMISHAGSGHVGSSLSSLDIVSYLYLERGMGAPGGDVYFSSKGHDIPGLYSAFIGLGLLPFDNINKLRRYNGLPGHPDINTPHIVTNTGSLGMGISKARGMALADRLKGEKRHYYVLLGDGELQEGQFWESLQPTVNRGVDCITAIVDHNKLQSDTLVSKVSDLGDLVARVKAHGWAVERCDGHDMTALDSALKKLDAVTGKPKLLIADTVKGKGAGPMESINFTAEDRLYKFHSGAPDVDSYMAGVALLLAEVDTALEKAGAEPLKLATIKRPERPTPQNPQKLVGAYSEAIAAQGGKNENLVVLSADLALDTGLIAFEKSYPDRFIECGIAEQDMVSQAGGMALKGFLPVAHSFACFLSTRPNEQIFNNATELTRVMYVGSLAGAVPGMPGHSHQCIRDIASLSAIPGMELIEPCCEAEVGMAVDYCVNHAKGATYLRLVSIPVEIPFNLPQGYKFERGHGVTLKEGAVAVVIGYGPVMMAEAFKAADMLKADGITIKIVNLPWLNRVDGDWLKETTAGFKVVVTLDNHYMEGGQGRFIQSQLAALGAAEGVKFVTIGVEDGVIPCGQNDEVLKACGLDAASIAERIIKSI; encoded by the coding sequence GTGATTTCCAAGGACGAGCTTTGTTACGCTGAATATTCCGAGCTGGAACGGATTCGAAGCCTGAAAACCGGTGGTTTGACGAGGGCCTCCATTTTCGCCAACGTTTGCCGGTTGAACACCCTATACATGATCTCCCACGCGGGCTCCGGCCATGTGGGAAGCTCTTTGAGCAGTCTGGACATCGTTTCATACCTCTATCTGGAACGGGGCATGGGCGCGCCCGGCGGCGATGTGTATTTTTCGTCCAAGGGGCACGACATTCCTGGTCTATACTCGGCCTTCATCGGGCTGGGGCTGTTGCCGTTCGACAACATAAACAAACTGCGCCGGTATAACGGCCTGCCGGGCCATCCGGACATAAACACCCCGCACATCGTAACCAACACCGGCTCTTTGGGCATGGGCATATCCAAGGCCCGGGGCATGGCGCTGGCCGACCGGTTGAAAGGGGAGAAACGCCATTATTACGTGCTTCTTGGCGACGGGGAGTTGCAGGAGGGGCAGTTCTGGGAATCGCTCCAGCCCACCGTCAACCGGGGTGTGGACTGCATCACGGCCATTGTGGACCACAACAAGCTCCAGTCGGACACTCTGGTGTCGAAGGTGTCCGACCTTGGCGACCTTGTGGCGCGGGTGAAAGCCCACGGATGGGCCGTGGAACGATGCGACGGGCACGACATGACAGCGCTGGACTCCGCGTTGAAGAAACTGGACGCGGTTACCGGCAAACCGAAACTTCTCATCGCCGACACGGTGAAGGGTAAAGGGGCCGGCCCCATGGAGTCCATAAATTTCACGGCGGAAGACCGGCTGTACAAGTTCCACAGCGGCGCGCCGGATGTGGACAGCTATATGGCTGGCGTGGCGCTATTGCTGGCGGAAGTGGACACGGCCCTGGAAAAAGCTGGGGCGGAGCCGTTAAAACTTGCAACAATAAAAAGACCTGAAAGGCCCACGCCTCAAAATCCGCAAAAGCTTGTGGGGGCCTATTCGGAGGCCATAGCGGCGCAGGGCGGGAAAAATGAAAACCTCGTGGTTTTAAGCGCCGATCTGGCGCTGGACACCGGGCTTATCGCTTTCGAGAAGAGCTATCCCGACAGGTTCATCGAGTGCGGCATCGCCGAGCAGGACATGGTGTCCCAGGCGGGTGGCATGGCCTTGAAAGGGTTTTTGCCGGTGGCCCATTCCTTCGCCTGTTTCCTTTCCACCCGGCCCAACGAGCAGATTTTCAACAACGCCACGGAGCTTACACGGGTTATGTATGTGGGCTCGCTGGCCGGGGCCGTGCCTGGCATGCCGGGCCATTCGCACCAATGTATCCGCGACATCGCCTCCCTCTCCGCCATCCCGGGGATGGAGCTTATAGAGCCCTGTTGCGAGGCGGAAGTGGGCATGGCGGTGGATTACTGCGTCAACCACGCCAAAGGCGCCACCTATCTGCGCCTGGTTTCCATACCGGTGGAAATACCGTTCAACCTGCCGCAAGGCTACAAGTTTGAACGCGGCCACGGCGTGACGCTTAAAGAAGGCGCGGTTGCGGTGGTCATCGGTTACGGCCCGGTGATGATGGCCGAAGCTTTCAAGGCGGCGGATATGTTGAAAGCCGATGGCATAACCATAAAAATCGTGAACCTGCCGTGGCTCAACCGGGTGGACGGCGATTGGCTGAAAGAAACCACGGCCGGATTCAAGGTTGTGGTGACGCTGGACAACCACTATATGGAAGGCGGACAGGGCAGGTTCATCCAGAGCCAGCTGGCGGCCCTTGGCGCGGCGGAAGGCGTGAAGTTTGTTACCATCGGGGTGGAAGACGGCGTTATCCCCTGCGGCCAGAACGATGAAGTGTTGAAAGCCTGCGGGCTGGACGCGGCCTCCATCGCGGAACGAATTATAAAGTCCATATAG
- a CDS encoding glycosyltransferase family 2 protein yields MVDNKQEPRIAVVIPCYRTRDKALEVIAGIGKEVTAIYAVDDKCPENTGQRIVDECKDPRVRVMSNKENLGVGGAVMAGYRQALADGMDIIVKVDADGQMDPRLIPRFVKPVLTGEADYTKGNRFFNLESVRSMPKARLIGNLGLSFLAKLSTGYWDLFDPTNGFTAIHAKALELLPLAKISNRYFFETDMLFRLNTVRAVVVDIPMEARYEGETSSLQISRVFTEFALKHAVNMAKRVIYNYFLRDFSIASVELVAGTAFLLFGVVFGVGEWLESIATGEPATSGTVMLAALPVIIGTQSILAFLSYDINSKPKRPLSSFI; encoded by the coding sequence ATGGTTGATAATAAACAGGAACCCCGCATCGCCGTGGTCATCCCGTGCTACCGCACGAGGGATAAGGCGCTGGAAGTGATAGCCGGAATCGGCAAGGAAGTTACCGCCATCTACGCTGTGGACGACAAATGCCCCGAAAACACCGGCCAGCGGATTGTTGATGAATGTAAAGACCCCCGCGTGAGGGTTATGTCCAATAAAGAAAACCTTGGCGTGGGCGGCGCGGTGATGGCCGGATACCGGCAGGCCCTGGCCGACGGCATGGACATCATAGTCAAGGTTGACGCGGACGGGCAGATGGACCCTCGTCTGATTCCCCGGTTCGTTAAACCGGTTCTCACGGGCGAGGCCGATTACACGAAGGGCAACCGGTTCTTCAATTTGGAATCGGTCCGTTCCATGCCCAAGGCCCGGCTTATCGGCAACCTGGGGCTTTCTTTCCTGGCGAAATTATCCACCGGCTACTGGGATCTGTTCGACCCCACTAACGGATTCACCGCCATCCACGCCAAGGCGCTGGAGCTATTGCCCCTTGCCAAAATCAGTAACCGGTATTTCTTCGAGACCGATATGCTGTTCCGCCTGAACACCGTCCGCGCCGTTGTGGTGGACATCCCTATGGAGGCCAGATATGAAGGCGAAACGTCCAGCCTTCAAATCAGCCGCGTATTTACGGAATTCGCGTTGAAACACGCCGTTAACATGGCAAAGCGCGTTATCTATAACTATTTCCTGCGTGATTTTTCCATCGCCTCGGTGGAGCTTGTGGCGGGAACGGCTTTTCTGCTGTTCGGCGTGGTGTTCGGCGTGGGCGAATGGCTGGAGAGCATCGCCACGGGCGAACCCGCCACCAGCGGCACCGTCATGCTGGCGGCCCTGCCGGTTATCATCGGGACCCAGTCCATACTGGCTTTCCTCTCTTACGACATAAACAGCAAGCCTAAGCGGCCGCTTTCCAGTTTCATCTGA
- a CDS encoding glycosyltransferase family 4 protein, producing MGDILSRTWLALKSRFAPDISIFHQFVKPPYGGGNQFALALKKELENRGYAVGANRITTSTLSCLFNSYNFDYEKLARLKDKHPDCKMTHRVDGPITVYRSVDDGTDKKIHEMNTNLADVTVFQSNYSFSRHKELGLNFVNPVVIVNACDPSIFHSRGRVPFDPAHKIKLISVAWSDNVNKGGPVYQWLEKHLDWNRYEFTFVGRTKYEFEKIKVIPPVGSEEMARLLREHHIYITASKHESCSNSLIEALTCGLPVVYVKSGSNGEIAQQGGEGFETNEEALAAIDKIAGAYEKYAAILPQRKISDVADNYLSAMGVVVKP from the coding sequence ATGGGCGACATATTATCGCGGACATGGCTTGCGCTTAAAAGCCGCTTCGCGCCGGACATCTCCATCTTCCACCAGTTCGTCAAGCCCCCCTATGGCGGCGGCAACCAGTTCGCGCTGGCGTTGAAAAAGGAGCTGGAGAACCGGGGTTACGCCGTGGGGGCCAACCGGATTACCACCTCCACCCTGTCGTGCCTTTTCAACTCCTACAATTTCGATTACGAAAAGCTGGCCCGGCTGAAAGACAAACACCCGGACTGCAAAATGACCCACCGGGTGGACGGGCCCATAACCGTTTACCGGAGCGTGGACGATGGGACAGACAAAAAGATCCACGAGATGAACACCAACCTGGCGGATGTCACCGTGTTCCAGTCCAACTACAGCTTCTCGCGGCACAAGGAGCTGGGGCTGAATTTCGTTAACCCCGTGGTGATTGTGAACGCCTGTGACCCTTCCATATTCCATTCCCGGGGGCGCGTTCCATTCGACCCCGCTCACAAAATAAAACTCATTTCCGTAGCCTGGTCCGACAACGTGAACAAAGGCGGCCCCGTTTACCAGTGGCTTGAAAAACATCTGGACTGGAACCGGTACGAATTCACCTTCGTGGGTCGCACCAAATACGAGTTCGAAAAGATAAAGGTGATCCCCCCCGTGGGCTCGGAAGAGATGGCCAGGCTGTTGCGGGAACATCACATTTACATCACCGCCAGCAAGCACGAGTCCTGCTCCAACTCGCTGATAGAGGCGCTTACCTGCGGCCTTCCGGTGGTGTATGTGAAAAGCGGAAGCAACGGCGAGATAGCGCAACAAGGCGGCGAGGGTTTCGAGACAAACGAAGAGGCCCTGGCGGCCATAGACAAAATTGCCGGGGCCTATGAGAAATACGCGGCCATATTGCCCCAGAGGAAGATATCGGACGTGGCGGACAATTATCTTTCCGCCATGGGGGTTGTGGTAAAGCCATGA